From a single Peromyscus maniculatus bairdii isolate BWxNUB_F1_BW_parent chromosome 4, HU_Pman_BW_mat_3.1, whole genome shotgun sequence genomic region:
- the Arl5a gene encoding ADP-ribosylation factor-like protein 5A isoform X2 — protein MGILFTRIWRLFNHQEHKVIIVGLDNAGKTTILYQFSMNEVVHTSPTIGSNVEEIVVNNTRFLMWDIGGQESLRSSWNTYYTNTEFVIVVVDSTDRERISVTREELYKMLAHEVMPRTRVDDVTAEDQMISTDLFSQTLYQQSAGLYLQAAKKTVEIYL, from the exons AGCACAAAGTTATCATTGTTGGGCTGGATAATGCAGGGAAAACTACCATCCTTTACCAGTT TTCCATGAATGAAGTTGTACATACATCCCCTACAATAGGAAGTAATGTGGAGGAGATTGTGGTTAATAATACACGTTTCCTGATGTGGGATATTGGAGGTCAAGAATCGCTTCGATCTTCCTGGAACACTTACTATACTAACACTGAG TTTGTAATAGTTGTTGTGGACagcacagacagagaaagaatttcAGTAACTAGAGAAGAGCTCTACAAAATGCTTGCCCACGAG GTTATGCCAAGGACTCGAGTGGATGATGTCACGGCTGAAGATCAGATGATCTCTACTGACCTCTTCTCACAGACTCTGTATCAACAAAGTGCTGGACTTTACCTGCAAGCTGCAAAAAAAACGGTTgagatatatttataa
- the Arl5a gene encoding ADP-ribosylation factor-like protein 5A isoform X1 produces MGILFTRIWRLFNHQEHKVIIVGLDNAGKTTILYQFSMNEVVHTSPTIGSNVEEIVVNNTRFLMWDIGGQESLRSSWNTYYTNTEFVIVVVDSTDRERISVTREELYKMLAHEDLRKAGLLIFANKQDVKECMTVAEISQFLKLTSIKDHQWHIQACCALTGEGLCQGLEWMMSRLKIR; encoded by the exons AGCACAAAGTTATCATTGTTGGGCTGGATAATGCAGGGAAAACTACCATCCTTTACCAGTT TTCCATGAATGAAGTTGTACATACATCCCCTACAATAGGAAGTAATGTGGAGGAGATTGTGGTTAATAATACACGTTTCCTGATGTGGGATATTGGAGGTCAAGAATCGCTTCGATCTTCCTGGAACACTTACTATACTAACACTGAG TTTGTAATAGTTGTTGTGGACagcacagacagagaaagaatttcAGTAACTAGAGAAGAGCTCTACAAAATGCTTGCCCACGAG GACCTAAGAAAAGCTGGATTGCTGATTTTTGCTAATAAACAAGATGTTAAAGAATGCATGACAGTAGCAGAGATCTCCCAGTTTTTGAAGCTAACATCTATAAAAGACCACCAGTGGCATATCCAAGCATGCTGCGCTCTTACTGGCGAGGG GTTATGCCAAGGACTCGAGTGGATGATGTCACGGCTGAAGATCAGATGA